In the genome of Ensifer adhaerens, one region contains:
- a CDS encoding Uncharacterized membrane protein, translating into MTPKVRRVVYVASYEFFAILSVGFALSVLLGKPFLDTGSFAMMTSLIAVAWNYVYTTGFEWWESRQVVKGRSGRRRAAHAIGFELGLLGLFIPFMSWWLMIPLAEALVYQISFALYFLCYTYLFNLAFDTIFGLPRSAQ; encoded by the coding sequence ATGACACCAAAGGTCAGGCGCGTTGTATATGTCGCGTCATACGAGTTCTTTGCCATCCTGTCGGTCGGCTTCGCCTTGTCCGTCCTGCTCGGAAAGCCGTTTCTCGACACGGGCAGCTTCGCGATGATGACGTCGCTGATCGCGGTCGCCTGGAATTATGTCTATACGACCGGATTTGAATGGTGGGAATCGCGGCAGGTGGTGAAGGGGCGCTCCGGTCGCCGCCGTGCCGCCCATGCCATCGGCTTCGAACTCGGGCTGCTCGGCCTCTTCATCCCCTTCATGAGCTGGTGGCTCATGATCCCTCTCGCCGAAGCGCTGGTCTATCAGATTTCCTTCGCGCTCTATTTCCTCTGTTACACCTATCTGTTCAATCTGGCCTTCGACACGATCTTCGGGCTACCCCGGTCGGCGCAGTGA
- a CDS encoding EamA-like transporter family protein, which produces MYLGILAGLTTCALWGLTFVAPRAVMPFSSFDLAATRYGVFGVTCILLMLNRRFRPTGLPLRLWIYGILLGSIGYAGYFLLVSFAVKDAGAVIPPLITGLMPVLLPIIANARESALPWRALALPLGLIVSGLVVANASTLLHVEAAGPSVVTGALWATAALAVWCGYGIGNAAIMRRPDAPDGLHWTGIQGVGSALSAVILLPTLSYDLFSTASTAELVNFWTWSISMAVAASWLATWCWVYAARHVPLSLTSQLVIAETVFGLAFGLMYEERLPTVTEGLGALLQVLGVALAVYVFGRGRRVVVEAV; this is translated from the coding sequence ATGTATCTCGGCATTCTCGCGGGCCTCACGACATGTGCGCTCTGGGGCCTCACCTTCGTTGCGCCGCGGGCGGTCATGCCCTTTTCGTCCTTCGATCTTGCGGCCACCCGCTACGGAGTCTTCGGCGTGACCTGCATTCTCCTGATGCTCAATCGGAGGTTCCGGCCGACCGGCCTGCCGCTCCGGCTCTGGATCTACGGCATCCTGCTCGGCAGCATCGGTTATGCGGGCTATTTCCTGCTCGTCTCCTTTGCCGTGAAGGATGCAGGCGCGGTGATCCCCCCGCTGATCACCGGATTGATGCCGGTGCTGCTGCCCATCATCGCGAATGCGCGTGAAAGCGCCCTGCCCTGGCGCGCCCTTGCACTGCCGCTGGGGCTGATCGTGTCGGGTCTCGTCGTTGCCAATGCCTCGACGCTTTTGCATGTCGAGGCCGCTGGCCCTTCCGTCGTCACCGGCGCGCTTTGGGCAACGGCTGCGCTGGCCGTCTGGTGTGGCTACGGCATCGGCAATGCCGCCATCATGCGCCGGCCGGATGCGCCCGACGGGCTGCACTGGACCGGTATCCAGGGTGTCGGCTCCGCGCTTTCCGCCGTCATCTTGTTGCCGACACTTTCCTACGACCTGTTTTCGACGGCCTCGACCGCGGAACTCGTCAACTTCTGGACATGGTCGATTTCGATGGCTGTCGCCGCGTCCTGGCTTGCGACATGGTGCTGGGTTTATGCCGCCCGGCATGTGCCGCTTTCGCTGACTTCGCAGCTGGTCATCGCGGAGACCGTCTTCGGCCTTGCCTTCGGCCTGATGTATGAAGAACGCCTGCCGACCGTCACGGAAGGTTTGGGCGCCCTCTTGCAGGTGCTCGGTGTCGCTCTGGCCGTGTATGTGTTCGGCCGGGGCCGTCGGGTGGTGGTGGAGGCGGTTTAA
- a CDS encoding diguanylate cyclase (GGDEF) domain-containing protein, with amino-acid sequence MPSREPDDVFKILVSELAYTVMPSVVMCLTVTVIGLFAYSSIGNLQILLAVGIGAAVSISKIFVMRAHKRFNAKQQASMMQAVRWERIHALHTFILAGSVSCLGSLMFYYSDLSVQILATALLYGYCAGVASRVSVRPYIAASAIVIASVPPTILAALRGDTAHLILATIFAVFTGAAMQSVWHVYRVAKRQISLRLEIELQARRDPLTGLGNRIALTEAFQALRRDDGLLACVHCFDLDGFKTINDRFGHAIGDELLSAIGARLRDLARAGNLPVRMGGDEFVMLQSEFSHPEDAELLAAAILEALNMPYVISGTAITIGVSLGYTIQRSATADLGTMMRLADAASYRVKRQGGGVDREVPQTLDLSTTSSAA; translated from the coding sequence GTGCCGTCGAGAGAGCCGGATGATGTTTTCAAGATCCTGGTATCGGAACTTGCCTACACCGTCATGCCCTCGGTGGTTATGTGCCTGACCGTCACCGTGATTGGCCTGTTTGCCTATAGCAGTATCGGAAATCTCCAGATTCTGCTGGCCGTGGGCATTGGCGCTGCGGTATCGATTTCCAAGATTTTCGTTATGCGTGCCCACAAGCGCTTTAATGCGAAGCAGCAGGCATCGATGATGCAGGCGGTCCGTTGGGAGCGTATTCACGCGCTTCACACGTTCATCCTCGCGGGATCCGTTTCCTGCCTCGGTTCGCTGATGTTCTACTACAGCGACCTTTCGGTGCAGATCCTGGCGACAGCGCTGCTCTACGGGTATTGCGCAGGCGTTGCCAGCCGGGTCTCGGTTCGACCCTACATTGCCGCCTCGGCGATCGTCATCGCATCTGTTCCGCCCACAATCCTGGCGGCGCTCCGGGGCGACACGGCCCATCTGATCCTGGCGACGATTTTTGCGGTTTTCACCGGTGCGGCCATGCAGAGCGTCTGGCATGTCTATCGTGTGGCCAAACGGCAAATCTCGCTGCGACTTGAAATCGAGCTTCAGGCGCGCCGCGACCCGCTGACCGGGCTTGGCAACCGTATCGCATTGACTGAGGCGTTTCAGGCTTTGAGGCGCGATGACGGCCTTCTGGCCTGTGTCCATTGCTTCGACCTCGATGGCTTCAAGACCATCAATGACCGCTTCGGCCACGCCATTGGCGACGAACTCCTGTCCGCCATCGGGGCAAGATTGCGGGACCTCGCGCGTGCGGGCAACCTTCCGGTGCGCATGGGCGGGGACGAGTTTGTCATGCTTCAGTCGGAGTTCAGTCACCCGGAAGATGCGGAACTGCTCGCCGCAGCCATACTGGAAGCTCTCAACATGCCTTATGTGATCTCTGGTACGGCGATCACCATCGGTGTCAGCCTCGGTTATACGATCCAGCGCTCCGCGACCGCTGATCTTGGCACCATGATGCGGCTTGCCGACGCTGCCTCCTATCGCGTCAAGAGGCAGGGTGGCGGAGTCGACCGGGAGGTTCCGCAGACGCTTGACCTGAGCACCACCTCTTCCGCGGCTTAA
- a CDS encoding primary replicative DNA helicase — protein sequence MNEAARKLEMVKPGEPQYREAPNNVEAEQALLGAILMNNDAFYRVSDFLKPAHFYEGLHRKIFEVAGDIIRMGKTANPVTIKTFLAADDRVGDMTVAQYVARLAVEAVSIINAEDYGRAIYDLALRRALIGIGEEVVNIAYDAPLDMPPQKQIEDTERRLFELAETGRYDGGFQSFNDAVALAIDMAGAAFERDGHLSGISTGIVSLDSKMGGLQRSDLIVLAGRPGMGKTSLATNIAYNIAAAYEPEVLPDGSFKAKNGGVVGFYSLEMSAEQLATRIISEQTEVSSSKIRRGDITEADFEKLVACSQMMQKVPLFIDQTGGISIAQLAARARRLKRQRGLDVLVVDYIQLMTGAKKSGENRVQEITEITTGLKALGKELNVPIIALSQLSRQVESRDDKRPQLSDLRESGSIEQDADVVLFVFREEYYVKNQEPRDMADPKYPEWEALMDKVKGTADVIIAKQRHGPTGTVKLAFQSEYTRFTDLADPSFLQYEEH from the coding sequence ATGAACGAAGCCGCGCGCAAGCTGGAAATGGTCAAACCGGGCGAGCCGCAGTACCGCGAGGCCCCGAACAACGTGGAGGCCGAGCAGGCGCTGCTGGGCGCCATTCTCATGAACAACGACGCATTCTATCGCGTCTCGGATTTCCTCAAGCCCGCGCATTTTTACGAAGGGCTGCACCGCAAGATCTTCGAGGTTGCCGGCGATATCATTCGCATGGGCAAGACCGCCAATCCGGTGACGATCAAGACGTTTCTGGCCGCCGACGACCGCGTTGGCGACATGACGGTCGCGCAGTATGTCGCGCGTCTTGCCGTCGAAGCCGTGTCGATCATCAATGCGGAGGACTATGGACGCGCGATCTATGATCTGGCGCTGCGCCGCGCACTGATCGGCATCGGCGAGGAAGTGGTCAACATCGCGTATGACGCACCGCTCGATATGCCGCCGCAAAAGCAGATCGAGGACACTGAGCGCCGCCTGTTCGAACTCGCCGAAACCGGCCGGTACGATGGCGGCTTCCAATCGTTCAACGATGCGGTGGCGCTCGCCATCGACATGGCCGGTGCCGCCTTCGAGCGCGACGGACATCTTTCGGGCATCTCGACCGGCATCGTCTCGCTCGACAGCAAGATGGGCGGGTTGCAGCGCTCGGACTTGATCGTGCTTGCCGGACGTCCGGGCATGGGCAAGACCTCGCTTGCCACCAACATCGCCTACAACATCGCCGCCGCCTACGAGCCGGAGGTTCTGCCGGACGGCTCCTTCAAGGCGAAGAACGGCGGCGTCGTGGGCTTCTATTCGCTCGAAATGTCGGCCGAGCAGCTGGCCACACGTATCATCTCCGAGCAGACCGAGGTCTCGTCCTCGAAAATCCGCCGCGGTGACATCACCGAAGCCGATTTCGAAAAGCTCGTCGCCTGCTCACAGATGATGCAGAAGGTTCCGCTCTTCATCGACCAGACCGGTGGTATTTCCATTGCCCAGCTTGCGGCGCGCGCACGGCGTCTGAAGCGCCAGCGCGGGCTCGATGTTCTGGTGGTCGACTATATCCAGCTCATGACGGGCGCCAAGAAGTCGGGCGAGAACCGCGTGCAGGAAATCACCGAAATCACCACGGGGCTCAAGGCGCTCGGCAAGGAACTCAATGTTCCGATCATCGCGCTCTCCCAGCTCTCCCGCCAGGTCGAAAGCCGCGACGACAAGCGTCCACAGCTTTCGGACCTTCGCGAATCGGGCTCGATCGAGCAGGACGCCGACGTGGTGCTCTTCGTGTTCCGCGAGGAATATTACGTGAAGAACCAGGAGCCGCGCGACATGGCGGATCCCAAGTATCCCGAATGGGAAGCGCTGATGGACAAGGTGAAGGGGACGGCCGACGTCATCATCGCCAAGCAGCGTCACGGACCGACCGGCACGGTGAAACTCGCCTTCCAGTCGGAATATACCCGCTTTACCGACCTCGCCGACCCGAGCTTCCTGCAATACGAAGAGCATTGA
- a CDS encoding alpha-D-ribose 1-methylphosphonate 5-triphosphate diphosphatase codes for MTMNSATTIEGAALVIDGRLERASLRFENGIITAIDGARDGATLVDGSGHLLGPAFIDIHGDAFERQLMPRPGTMFPVDAALLETDRQLAANGIATTYHALTLSWEPGLRSVEMGRAVFEALTRLQPRLSVENRLQLRWESFCFEAVELIRDALQGELTPAIAFNDHTSMAMLHPSVTMQERPFEFSPDFPVVDMANAAFVEKMGERAKRAKMSSEAMVAMIASIWERRPQVPGVVDTVAALGRAAKAPMLSHDDSQVETRDYFRAQGARVSEFPMNRRVALAAREAGDRIVFGAPNAARGGSHLGSSPGVAEMVREGLCDILASDYYYLAMLIGLARLVADGVGSVEALWPLVSGNPAQALGLTDRGEIAVGKRADLVLVEWPEQGTPVVRRTWAAGRTAYDTTPAG; via the coding sequence ATGACCATGAATTCGGCAACCACGATCGAGGGCGCGGCGCTCGTTATCGATGGACGTCTGGAGCGGGCAAGTCTGCGTTTCGAAAATGGTATCATCACCGCCATCGACGGCGCGCGTGACGGCGCGACGCTCGTGGACGGTAGCGGCCACCTGCTCGGTCCCGCCTTCATCGACATTCACGGCGACGCCTTCGAACGGCAGTTGATGCCGCGTCCGGGCACGATGTTTCCGGTCGATGCGGCCCTTCTCGAAACCGACCGGCAGCTGGCCGCCAATGGCATTGCCACGACCTATCATGCGCTGACGCTAAGCTGGGAGCCGGGTTTGCGCTCGGTCGAGATGGGACGGGCGGTTTTCGAGGCGCTGACGAGACTCCAGCCGCGTCTTTCGGTCGAAAATCGCCTGCAGCTGCGTTGGGAGAGCTTCTGTTTCGAAGCTGTGGAGCTGATCCGCGATGCGCTGCAGGGGGAACTGACGCCGGCCATCGCCTTCAACGATCATACGTCGATGGCGATGCTGCACCCGTCCGTCACCATGCAGGAGCGACCGTTTGAATTCTCGCCGGACTTTCCGGTGGTCGATATGGCCAACGCGGCCTTTGTCGAGAAGATGGGAGAGCGGGCAAAACGCGCCAAGATGTCGAGCGAGGCGATGGTCGCCATGATTGCCTCCATCTGGGAGCGCCGGCCGCAGGTCCCGGGCGTCGTGGACACGGTGGCCGCCCTCGGACGCGCTGCCAAGGCTCCGATGCTCTCGCATGACGATAGCCAGGTCGAGACCCGTGATTACTTCCGCGCCCAAGGCGCACGCGTCAGTGAGTTCCCGATGAACCGCCGTGTGGCGCTTGCCGCCCGCGAAGCCGGCGACAGGATCGTCTTCGGCGCGCCGAATGCCGCGCGCGGCGGCAGCCATCTCGGCAGTTCGCCGGGCGTGGCCGAGATGGTGCGCGAAGGCCTCTGTGATATTCTGGCGTCCGACTACTACTACCTCGCCATGCTGATCGGTCTGGCGCGGCTGGTCGCCGATGGCGTGGGTTCGGTCGAGGCGCTCTGGCCGCTCGTCTCGGGTAACCCCGCGCAGGCACTCGGCCTCACGGATCGTGGAGAAATCGCTGTCGGCAAGCGCGCCGATCTTGTGCTGGTCGAGTGGCCTGAACAGGGAACGCCCGTCGTGCGCCGCACATGGGCCGCCGGACGCACCGCCTATGACACGACGCCGGCCGGTTGA
- a CDS encoding Uncharacterized membrane protein translates to MTLAPSAVAAILAMAFATILTRLSGLYLMNRLRLGSRGRKVLGAVPSAVLMALIAPVALATGPAETAAAMVTGVAATRLPLLAATALGVAAAAAFRALGWS, encoded by the coding sequence ATGACGCTTGCGCCCTCCGCTGTCGCCGCCATCCTCGCCATGGCGTTCGCCACCATTCTGACACGGCTCTCCGGCCTCTATCTGATGAACCGTCTGCGGCTCGGCTCGCGCGGACGCAAGGTTCTCGGCGCGGTCCCGTCCGCAGTACTCATGGCGCTGATCGCACCGGTCGCACTTGCCACCGGTCCGGCCGAAACCGCTGCGGCGATGGTCACGGGCGTGGCGGCGACACGTCTGCCTTTGCTGGCTGCCACAGCGCTGGGCGTCGCTGCTGCGGCAGCCTTCAGGGCGCTCGGGTGGAGCTAG
- a CDS encoding 4-azaleucine resistance probable transporter AzlC → MRRSWMEDFRGGALATLPLTIAVAPIGMIFGVGAVAKGLSVAETVLMSALVFAGGSQFVALDLWRDPAPWLALGMATLLVNIRHVLLSMSLAGKLEAFPVWLRYLSMLLLADEVWAMAEKRETVAGLTPAWYAGIALPFYVMWLTATYAGAVAGSAVGDPRSLGLDFAFTAVFIVLVVGFWKGRETGLILASSGLAAIAGHAFLPGAWYIATGAAAGIAAAAVQEFLWPEEQMQ, encoded by the coding sequence ATGAGACGTTCCTGGATGGAGGATTTTCGCGGCGGGGCTCTGGCCACGCTGCCACTGACGATAGCGGTCGCGCCCATTGGCATGATTTTCGGGGTCGGGGCGGTCGCCAAGGGCTTGTCGGTTGCGGAAACCGTCCTGATGAGCGCACTTGTGTTTGCCGGCGGCTCGCAATTCGTCGCGCTGGACCTCTGGCGTGACCCGGCGCCCTGGCTCGCGCTTGGCATGGCGACGCTGCTCGTCAACATCCGCCACGTGCTTCTGTCCATGTCGCTGGCCGGCAAGCTTGAAGCCTTCCCGGTTTGGCTCCGCTATCTTTCGATGCTTCTGCTGGCCGACGAAGTGTGGGCCATGGCGGAAAAGCGGGAGACGGTGGCAGGTCTGACGCCCGCCTGGTATGCCGGTATCGCTCTTCCCTTCTATGTCATGTGGCTCACCGCCACATATGCAGGCGCGGTGGCCGGTTCGGCGGTCGGCGATCCGCGATCCCTTGGTCTCGACTTCGCCTTCACTGCCGTCTTCATCGTGCTCGTCGTCGGTTTCTGGAAGGGCCGGGAGACGGGCCTGATCCTTGCAAGCAGCGGGCTTGCCGCCATCGCGGGGCATGCGTTCCTGCCCGGTGCGTGGTACATCGCCACCGGCGCGGCCGCGGGCATCGCGGCGGCTGCCGTTCAGGAGTTTCTCTGGCCTGAGGAACAGATGCAATGA
- a CDS encoding AraC-type DNA-binding protein: protein MTDTHEIEGTSGPLECRDRARFWRAEALNGLECLSATFRTLQFAPHTHETFCIGVIEAGVQKSRIRGSTVDAGAGTIYLINPDVIHEGRPDEDGYRYRMMYPSLEALRSVAEDAAGRDMPKSFCFPDETVLAPPLAEAFLRLHRQIENGGARLEIESRFQTLMLNLMNVFAGETIEVSSSRAGSAVRQARDLLDARYRDDLSLTEVAEAVGLSRAHLIRAFKKEFGMPPHGWLTDRRIRAARGLLEKGAPIAETAFDCGFADQAHLTRQFKARTGVTPAVYRNAQSAGFGEHFPSRSA, encoded by the coding sequence ATGACCGATACGCATGAGATCGAGGGAACCTCCGGCCCGCTGGAATGCCGCGACCGCGCGCGCTTCTGGCGCGCCGAGGCCTTGAACGGGCTCGAATGTCTCTCGGCCACCTTCCGCACGCTTCAGTTTGCTCCCCATACGCACGAAACCTTCTGCATCGGTGTCATCGAGGCGGGAGTCCAAAAGTCGCGCATTCGCGGATCCACCGTCGATGCCGGCGCCGGCACGATCTATCTGATCAACCCGGATGTCATTCATGAAGGACGCCCCGATGAAGACGGCTACCGCTATCGCATGATGTATCCGAGCCTTGAGGCGCTGCGGTCGGTTGCGGAGGATGCTGCCGGGCGCGACATGCCGAAAAGCTTTTGCTTCCCGGACGAGACCGTGCTCGCGCCGCCGTTGGCGGAGGCGTTTCTGCGGCTGCATCGTCAGATCGAGAACGGTGGGGCGCGTCTGGAAATCGAATCGCGTTTCCAGACGCTGATGCTCAACCTGATGAATGTTTTTGCCGGCGAGACGATCGAAGTCTCCTCGTCGCGCGCCGGAAGCGCGGTCCGGCAGGCGCGCGATCTTCTCGATGCGCGCTACCGCGACGATCTGAGCCTGACGGAGGTGGCCGAAGCCGTGGGCCTCTCCCGCGCGCATCTCATCCGTGCCTTCAAGAAAGAATTCGGCATGCCGCCGCATGGCTGGCTCACTGATCGGCGCATCCGTGCCGCGCGCGGCCTTTTGGAAAAGGGCGCGCCGATCGCCGAGACGGCTTTCGATTGCGGCTTTGCCGACCAGGCCCATCTGACGCGCCAGTTCAAGGCCCGCACCGGCGTCACGCCCGCCGTCTATCGCAATGCGCAGAGCGCCGGATTTGGCGAGCACTTTCCTTCAAGATCGGCCTGA
- a CDS encoding amino acid ABC transporter substrate-binding protein, PAAT family (TC 3.A.1.3.-), whose amino-acid sequence MLRRHFIAIAAATIAATATFAGAAHADALADITKSGTLKVAVPQDFPPFGSVGSDMAPQGYDIDMAKLLADKLGVKLELVPVTSANRIPYLQTKKVDLVISSLGKNPDREKVIDFSTAYAPFFNGVFAPAGTAIKSAADLSGKTIAVTRGAVEDLELTKVAPADATIKRYEDNNGTISAFLSGQVDAVATGNVVAAAIIAKNPPKKPEMKFLIKNSPCFVGLNKDEPALLEKVNAIIAEAKKDGSLNKISEKWLNAPLPADL is encoded by the coding sequence ATGCTGAGAAGACACTTCATCGCCATCGCTGCCGCAACGATTGCCGCCACGGCCACTTTCGCTGGCGCCGCACATGCCGACGCACTGGCCGACATCACCAAAAGCGGCACGCTGAAAGTTGCCGTTCCGCAAGACTTCCCGCCGTTCGGCAGCGTCGGCTCGGACATGGCTCCGCAGGGTTATGACATCGACATGGCGAAGCTGCTTGCCGACAAGCTTGGCGTGAAGCTCGAACTCGTTCCGGTCACCAGCGCCAACCGCATCCCTTATCTCCAGACCAAGAAGGTCGATCTGGTCATTTCCAGCCTCGGCAAGAACCCGGATCGCGAGAAGGTCATCGACTTCTCAACCGCCTATGCGCCTTTCTTTAACGGCGTTTTTGCACCGGCCGGCACGGCCATCAAGTCGGCCGCCGACTTGTCGGGCAAGACGATCGCTGTGACACGCGGCGCCGTCGAGGACCTTGAGCTGACCAAGGTTGCACCGGCAGACGCCACCATCAAGCGCTACGAGGACAATAACGGCACGATCTCGGCCTTCCTGTCCGGCCAGGTCGATGCGGTCGCCACCGGCAACGTCGTGGCCGCCGCCATCATCGCGAAGAACCCGCCAAAGAAGCCGGAAATGAAGTTCCTGATCAAGAACTCGCCCTGCTTCGTCGGCCTCAACAAGGATGAGCCGGCGCTTCTCGAAAAGGTCAACGCGATCATCGCGGAGGCCAAGAAGGACGGTTCTCTGAACAAAATTTCGGAAAAGTGGCTGAACGCTCCCCTGCCCGCTGATCTCTGA
- a CDS encoding polar amino acid transport system permease protein — protein MAYHFDFSWIPDYSGVILKGLAITVELTIVGGLVGVTLGTFCAWARALGPNWLKPVIGAYVELIRNTPFMIQLFFIFFGLPSIGVHMNELVAANIAMVINLGAYSAEIIRAGIQATPRGQFEAGASLAMSPIQTFRHVILVPSLQRIWPALSSQVIIVMLGSAVVSQIAAEDLTFASNFIQSRTFRAFEAYFLTTLIYLALAILLRAAMRGIGAIIFPRRRRA, from the coding sequence TTGGCCTACCATTTCGATTTTTCCTGGATCCCCGACTATTCGGGCGTGATCCTAAAGGGACTGGCAATCACGGTGGAGCTGACGATCGTCGGCGGGCTGGTGGGCGTGACGCTTGGCACGTTCTGCGCCTGGGCGCGCGCGCTCGGGCCAAACTGGCTGAAGCCCGTCATCGGCGCCTATGTCGAGCTGATCCGCAACACGCCCTTCATGATCCAGCTCTTCTTCATCTTCTTCGGCCTGCCTTCCATCGGCGTTCACATGAACGAGCTGGTGGCGGCCAATATCGCCATGGTGATCAATCTCGGGGCCTATAGCGCCGAAATCATCCGCGCCGGCATCCAGGCGACGCCGCGCGGGCAGTTCGAGGCAGGCGCCAGCCTTGCCATGTCGCCAATCCAGACCTTCCGGCATGTCATCCTCGTGCCATCTCTGCAGCGCATCTGGCCGGCCCTTTCTTCGCAGGTCATCATCGTGATGCTCGGCTCGGCGGTCGTGTCGCAGATTGCGGCGGAGGACCTGACCTTCGCGTCGAACTTCATCCAGTCACGCACCTTCCGCGCCTTCGAGGCCTATTTCCTGACGACGCTCATCTATCTGGCGCTCGCCATCCTGCTGCGCGCCGCCATGCGCGGCATCGGCGCCATCATCTTCCCGAGACGGAGGCGCGCATGA
- a CDS encoding polar amino acid transport system permease protein gives MSDFSTWDIVRNLLLAARWTVVLSLVSFIGGGLLGVILLFMRIGKVSAARVFTRYYVELFQGTPLLMQLFLAFFGLGLFGIDVPAWLAAGLALIFWSAAFLMEIWRGCVDAIAKGQWEASSSLGMGYFQQMRYIILPQAIRIAVPPTVGFSVQVVKGTALTSIIGFVELSKAGTIVTNATFQPFTVYGFVALIYFALCWPLSKSAQVLERKLNVAHRNH, from the coding sequence ATGAGCGACTTTTCCACCTGGGATATCGTCCGCAACCTGCTTCTGGCGGCGCGCTGGACGGTCGTGCTCTCGCTCGTCTCCTTCATCGGCGGCGGCTTGCTCGGCGTCATCCTGCTCTTCATGCGTATCGGCAAGGTCTCTGCGGCCCGCGTCTTCACGCGCTATTACGTGGAACTCTTCCAGGGCACGCCGCTTTTGATGCAGCTCTTCCTTGCCTTTTTCGGCCTCGGCCTTTTCGGCATTGATGTACCGGCATGGCTCGCGGCGGGTCTCGCGCTGATCTTCTGGAGTGCCGCCTTCCTCATGGAAATCTGGCGTGGCTGCGTCGATGCCATTGCCAAGGGGCAATGGGAGGCCTCGTCGAGCCTCGGCATGGGGTATTTCCAGCAGATGCGCTACATCATCCTGCCGCAGGCGATCCGCATCGCCGTGCCGCCGACCGTTGGCTTCTCGGTACAGGTCGTCAAGGGAACCGCGCTCACCTCCATCATTGGCTTTGTCGAACTCTCCAAGGCCGGAACCATCGTCACGAACGCCACCTTCCAGCCCTTCACGGTCTATGGCTTCGTGGCGCTCATCTATTTCGCCCTGTGCTGGCCGCTGTCGAAGAGCGCCCAGGTGCTCGAAAGGAAACTGAATGTCGCTCATCGAAATCACTGA
- a CDS encoding polar amino acid transport system ATP-binding protein: MSLIEITEVRKAFGDNEVLKGINLNVEPGEVIAIIGKSGSGKSTLLRCINGLETINAGSIAVAGAQLLPDELHLRALRLKVGMIFQQFNLFPHLTVGGNVMISQTVVKKTAKDQAEVMARKMLERVGLGHKFDAYPDELSGGQQQRVAIARALAMEPIALLCDEITSALDPELVQEVLAVVRELAAEGMTLIMVTHEMKFARDVCSRVVFMHQGRVHEIGPPGEVFSNPQTAELKQFLGML, from the coding sequence ATGTCGCTCATCGAAATCACTGAAGTCCGCAAAGCCTTCGGCGACAACGAGGTCCTGAAGGGCATCAACCTGAATGTCGAACCGGGGGAAGTCATCGCCATCATCGGCAAGAGCGGCTCGGGCAAGTCCACACTGCTTCGCTGCATCAACGGGCTTGAGACCATCAATGCCGGATCGATTGCAGTCGCCGGCGCGCAATTGCTGCCGGACGAGCTTCACCTGCGTGCGCTTCGGCTGAAGGTTGGCATGATCTTCCAGCAGTTCAACCTCTTCCCGCATCTGACTGTCGGCGGCAATGTCATGATCTCCCAGACCGTGGTGAAGAAGACCGCGAAGGATCAGGCGGAGGTCATGGCGCGCAAGATGCTCGAGCGCGTCGGCCTCGGCCACAAGTTCGACGCCTATCCTGACGAGCTTTCTGGCGGGCAGCAGCAGCGCGTCGCCATTGCCCGCGCGCTTGCCATGGAGCCGATCGCGTTGCTCTGCGACGAGATTACCTCGGCGCTCGACCCGGAACTGGTGCAGGAAGTGCTCGCGGTGGTGCGCGAACTCGCCGCCGAAGGTATGACGCTGATCATGGTGACGCATGAAATGAAATTCGCCCGCGATGTCTGCTCGCGCGTCGTTTTCATGCATCAGGGCCGCGTCCACGAAATCGGCCCGCCGGGCGAGGTTTTCTCCAACCCGCAGACGGCGGAGCTGAAGCAATTTCTCGGGATGTTGTGA